One Spiribacter halobius DNA segment encodes these proteins:
- a CDS encoding S9 family peptidase produces MNDSHAPTPPLAPRRPIVSEHHGHRREDPYAWLRDAGWREAMRDPQQLDPAIRAYLEAENRYTDAMMAPTGPLQERLYTELRGRIREDDSSVPAPDGPWAYYTRYREGGQHPVLCRRPRDGGVETVLLDGDAEAEGSEYFRLGGADHSPDHRFLAYAVDRTGAEAYSLCFRDLASGADLAERIDNARGDTAWASDGRSLIYTVLDDEHRPRWVYRHRLGDDPARDVLVYEEADPGFFLGVDRTESGRFLLIDSHDHTTSEVRYLPASNIAAEPRLIAPRERDVEYEVSDHGERWLILTNAGGAEDFRLCEASLETPGRAHWRDLVAHRPGCLIEGFLVFRDWLVRQELEDAETRLVVRHLADGDEHVIAQDEPCLSLGIVPGYEYATDTLRFAYSSFTTPARVYDYDMASRQRTLRKEQEIPSGHDPSAYVSRRLAATAPDGERVPISLFHRRDLAPGPETPLLLYGYGAYGMSDLPAFSPHRLSLVDRGFVYAIAHVRGGKERGYRWYRDGKLRRKMNTFTDTVACAEALVAEGYSSAGRLALHGGSAGGLLVGAVLNRRPELFHAAVADVPFVDVLNTMLDPSLPLTPPEWPEWGNPIEDADAYFDILAYSPYDNVAPRPYPHLLVTAGVSDPRVTYWEPAKWVARLRAEGEPPGRLLLRTNMSAGHGGPGGRFQYLEEVAFRYAFLLQAYGLE; encoded by the coding sequence GTGAACGATTCGCACGCACCGACCCCTCCGCTCGCCCCTCGTCGCCCCATCGTCTCCGAACACCACGGCCACCGGCGCGAGGACCCCTATGCCTGGCTTCGGGACGCGGGCTGGCGGGAGGCGATGCGGGATCCGCAGCAGCTTGATCCCGCGATTCGCGCCTACCTGGAGGCCGAGAACCGCTACACCGACGCGATGATGGCGCCCACGGGGCCCCTGCAGGAGCGCCTCTACACGGAGCTGCGCGGGCGGATCCGGGAGGACGACAGCAGCGTGCCGGCGCCGGATGGCCCGTGGGCGTACTACACGCGCTACCGGGAGGGCGGGCAGCATCCGGTGCTCTGCCGGCGGCCGCGGGATGGTGGGGTGGAGACCGTGCTGCTGGACGGCGACGCCGAGGCCGAGGGCAGCGAGTACTTCCGGCTCGGCGGTGCCGACCACAGCCCCGATCACCGGTTTCTGGCCTACGCCGTCGATCGCACCGGGGCCGAGGCCTACAGCCTCTGCTTCCGGGACCTGGCGAGCGGCGCGGACCTGGCGGAGCGTATCGACAATGCCCGCGGGGATACCGCCTGGGCCAGTGACGGGCGCAGCCTGATCTATACCGTGCTCGACGACGAGCACCGCCCGCGCTGGGTCTACCGTCACCGCCTCGGCGACGATCCGGCGCGGGACGTGCTGGTCTACGAGGAGGCGGATCCGGGCTTCTTCCTCGGCGTCGATCGCACCGAGAGCGGACGCTTTCTGCTCATCGACAGCCACGACCACACCACCTCCGAGGTGCGCTACCTGCCGGCCTCCAACATCGCGGCCGAGCCGCGCCTGATCGCGCCCCGGGAGCGGGACGTGGAGTACGAAGTCAGCGACCACGGCGAGCGCTGGCTGATCCTCACCAACGCCGGCGGCGCCGAGGACTTCCGGCTCTGCGAGGCGTCACTGGAGACCCCCGGCCGGGCGCACTGGCGGGATCTGGTCGCCCATCGCCCCGGCTGCCTGATCGAGGGTTTCCTGGTGTTCCGGGACTGGCTGGTACGCCAGGAGCTGGAGGACGCCGAGACCCGCCTGGTGGTGCGCCACCTGGCCGACGGCGATGAGCACGTCATTGCCCAGGACGAGCCCTGCCTCAGCCTCGGCATCGTACCCGGCTACGAGTACGCCACCGACACCCTGCGCTTTGCCTACAGCAGCTTCACCACGCCGGCGCGGGTGTATGACTACGACATGGCGAGCCGTCAGCGGACCCTGCGCAAGGAGCAGGAGATCCCCTCGGGGCACGATCCGTCGGCCTACGTCAGCCGCCGGCTCGCCGCCACGGCCCCGGACGGGGAGCGGGTGCCGATCTCGCTGTTCCACCGCCGCGACCTCGCACCCGGCCCGGAGACGCCGCTGCTGCTCTACGGCTACGGCGCTTACGGCATGAGCGACCTGCCGGCATTCAGCCCGCATCGCCTGTCGCTGGTGGATCGGGGGTTCGTGTACGCCATCGCCCACGTGCGCGGCGGCAAGGAGCGCGGCTATCGCTGGTACCGGGACGGCAAGCTGCGACGGAAGATGAACACCTTCACCGACACCGTCGCCTGTGCCGAGGCGCTGGTGGCCGAGGGCTACAGCAGCGCGGGGCGGCTTGCCCTGCACGGCGGCAGCGCCGGCGGGCTGCTGGTGGGGGCGGTGCTCAACCGGCGCCCGGAGCTGTTCCATGCGGCTGTGGCGGACGTGCCGTTCGTGGACGTGCTCAACACCATGCTCGACCCGAGCCTGCCGCTGACGCCGCCGGAGTGGCCGGAGTGGGGCAATCCCATCGAGGATGCCGACGCCTACTTCGATATCCTCGCCTACTCGCCCTACGACAACGTCGCGCCGCGGCCCTACCCGCACCTGCTGGTCACCGCCGGGGTCTCGGATCCGCGGGTCACTTACTGGGAGCCGGCGAAGTGGGTGGCACGGCTGCGGGCAGAGGGCGAGCCCCCCGGCCGGCTGCTGCTGCGCACCAACATGAGCGCCGGCCACGGTGGCCCCGGCGGACGCTTCCAGTATCTCGAGGAAGTGGCCTTCCGCTACGCCTTCCTGCTTCAGGCCTACGGGCTCGAGTGA
- a CDS encoding alpha/beta hydrolase, with translation MASGLGKATALWRGLRLSALAATSLLLGGCSGTAVLNALTPESGYQRHVGLDYGAHERQRLDLYVPEGAADAPVVVFFYGGRWQEGERADYRFAAQALASRGYVVAVPDYRLYPEVRFPAFVEDAAAAVAWIHARAADYGGDPGRLVLAGHSAGAHIAALLALDPQYLESAGPGRGVVRAFIGLAGPYDFLPLRAEDLKIIFGPSAERPRSQPINHVDPQAPPMLLLHGRDDRLVEPGNSRRLAQAVTEAGGSARLRLFDNRGHVSLVASLARPLRFHTPVLEAMGRFIDGLEAPERERL, from the coding sequence ATGGCGTCCGGGCTTGGCAAGGCAACAGCCCTGTGGCGCGGCCTGCGGCTCTCGGCGCTGGCGGCGACCTCGCTGCTGCTCGGCGGGTGCTCGGGTACGGCGGTGCTCAATGCGCTGACGCCCGAGTCCGGCTATCAGCGCCATGTTGGCCTGGATTACGGCGCCCATGAGCGCCAGCGCCTCGATCTGTATGTGCCGGAGGGGGCGGCGGATGCACCCGTGGTGGTTTTCTTCTATGGCGGGCGCTGGCAGGAGGGCGAGCGTGCGGATTACCGCTTCGCTGCCCAGGCGCTGGCGAGCCGTGGCTACGTGGTCGCCGTGCCGGACTACCGCCTCTACCCGGAGGTGCGCTTCCCCGCCTTTGTCGAGGACGCCGCCGCGGCGGTGGCCTGGATTCACGCACGGGCGGCGGACTATGGCGGCGATCCGGGGCGACTGGTGCTCGCCGGGCACTCGGCGGGTGCTCACATTGCCGCCCTGCTGGCGCTGGATCCGCAGTATCTGGAGTCGGCCGGGCCCGGGCGCGGCGTGGTCCGCGCCTTCATCGGTCTCGCCGGGCCGTACGACTTCCTGCCCCTGCGCGCCGAGGATCTCAAGATCATCTTCGGCCCGTCCGCCGAGCGCCCGCGCAGCCAGCCGATCAACCACGTCGACCCGCAGGCCCCGCCGATGCTCCTGCTGCACGGCCGCGATGATCGCCTGGTGGAGCCCGGCAACAGTCGCCGTCTGGCGCAGGCAGTGACGGAGGCGGGCGGCAGCGCGCGGCTGCGCCTGTTCGACAACCGCGGCCACGTCAGCCTGGTGGCGAGCCTGGCGCGGCCGTTGCGCTTTCACACCCCGGTGCTGGAGGCGATGGGCCGCTTCATCGATGGGCTGGAGGCGCCTGAACGGGAACGGCTTTGA
- a CDS encoding EAL domain-containing response regulator: MERDIWRGQVYAVVDDDAEVRQTLGLQLRRLGAEVAVYDGPQALLSELETVRPRAVVIDLMLGRHDGIQVLRQLADRDYPGYVLLLSGMEPKIIRIAMRVGQTLGLRMLPPLAKPYRAAALQEHLSSAASEPVLSTEGQGSAAVSLAEIDLALDEGEFVLHYQPEYDLNSGTFKAVEALVRWQNRRRGLLMPGQFLHAFSPRQMSNLSWLVVQQAIRDAERWRTAGRPLSVAVNVGADQVMDPILFGLLADRRRADSETAPLVLEITETESMDDELLGGELAARLRLHGVEIAVDDFGVGFSSLARLQSLPISELKIDRSFVRAANEEPADAAILRSVAALGRSLGIRVVAEGVENLALLPLLRDCGCHLAQGYALARPMPAADILALPEHLPS; this comes from the coding sequence ATGGAGCGCGACATCTGGCGGGGCCAGGTCTACGCCGTGGTCGACGATGACGCCGAGGTGCGGCAGACCCTCGGTCTGCAGCTGCGGCGCCTGGGCGCGGAGGTCGCGGTCTACGACGGCCCGCAGGCGCTGCTCTCCGAGCTGGAGACGGTCCGCCCGCGGGCGGTGGTCATCGATCTGATGCTCGGCCGCCACGACGGCATTCAGGTCCTGCGCCAGCTCGCGGACCGTGACTATCCCGGCTACGTGCTGCTGCTGAGCGGCATGGAGCCGAAGATTATCCGCATCGCCATGCGCGTGGGCCAGACGCTCGGCCTGCGCATGCTGCCGCCGCTTGCGAAACCCTACCGTGCCGCCGCGCTGCAGGAGCACCTCTCCAGCGCCGCCTCGGAGCCGGTGCTGAGCACGGAGGGGCAGGGCAGCGCCGCGGTCAGTCTCGCCGAGATCGATCTCGCGCTCGACGAGGGCGAGTTCGTGCTGCACTACCAGCCCGAATACGATCTCAACAGCGGCACCTTCAAGGCCGTCGAGGCGCTGGTGCGGTGGCAGAACAGGCGCCGGGGGCTGCTCATGCCGGGGCAGTTCCTGCACGCCTTCTCGCCACGGCAGATGAGCAACCTGAGCTGGCTGGTGGTGCAGCAGGCGATACGCGACGCCGAGCGCTGGCGCACCGCCGGACGGCCGCTGAGCGTCGCCGTCAACGTCGGCGCAGACCAGGTCATGGACCCGATCCTGTTCGGCCTGCTCGCGGACCGGCGACGCGCCGACAGCGAGACCGCGCCGCTGGTCCTCGAGATCACCGAGACCGAATCCATGGACGACGAGCTGCTGGGCGGCGAGCTCGCCGCCCGCTTGCGGCTGCATGGCGTGGAGATCGCCGTGGACGACTTCGGCGTCGGCTTCTCGTCCCTGGCGCGGCTGCAGTCGCTGCCCATCAGCGAGCTCAAGATCGACCGCAGCTTCGTGCGTGCCGCCAACGAGGAGCCGGCCGATGCCGCCATCCTGCGCTCGGTGGCCGCCCTCGGCCGCAGCCTCGGCATCCGGGTGGTGGCGGAGGGCGTCGAGAACCTGGCCCTGCTGCCCCTGCTGCGGGACTGCGGCTGCCATCTGGCCCAGGGCTATGCGCTGGCGCGGCCCATGCCCGCGGCCGACATCCTGGCCCTGCCGGAGCACTTGCCTTCGTGA